The genomic DNA GAAGAACACTCCcccgccctcccctcccttcccctgATATCCCCTTGATCCCCTTCTCCCGACATGTTTAAAAAGTGTGTATAGTATAGTACAGATGATTAAATAATGTGTCATACGCTGCTTCCAACGCCGAGTTGGTGGGAGAATCCCGCGTTTAACTGAAGTCGCTGGCCTGCAGGTTCCGCGTCATCGAGGGCAGCTTAACCCTGAGGCCGTCCAGCTCCTTCTTCATCGTGACCTGGCAACCGAGCCGGCTTGTCTCGGTCAAGCCGAAGGCCAAGTCGAGCAtgtcgttctcgtcgtcttcgggcTCGGGCATCTTGTCGTAGTAttcctcatcggcgacgatgatgtgGCACGTTGAACAGGCACAAGAGCCTCCGCAGGCACCTAAAATCTGCTGTTAgcaagtcgacgacgagcgctATCCCCCAAGTGGGGGAATCCGTTCACGTACCCTCCATTTCCAGGTCGTTGTCTTGCGCGACATCGAGCAGGTTGTCCCCTTCGCTGACTGCAATCTTGTGTTCGTCACCGTCCTTATCGACAAAAGTCACCCACAACCTGTAGAAGCTATCAGTTGATATCTCCGCAGCGTCATAATCGTCGTCTTACTCTTCGCCGGGCTTGGGAGGGGTAATGTGGCCGTGCGGCTTGACAGCCGAGATGGAAAAGCTACGCGCCGAGGTCCACTGGATCTGTCTGGGAGAGAGCGGCGCAGGTCTTGTGCGAGTCGTCGAGCTGTGGATGCTTCGGGTCTGTCGTGGGAGCTGACGGGCTTGTCGGCATGCGCTGGCGGCCACCCTGCCGAGGGTTGTGCTCAGTCTCGTGGAGGACATCGTGTGCTCGGTATGAGTCCGTTCTCGGCCGGGAatatttttttattttattttatgTCTCGGACAGGGCTGTCGAAGACAGAGGGCGATTCGGATGCGCTGGGGAGAGGATTGGAGAAGGCGACTTCAGGCGCAATTCGACCAGATCAGGACCACGTAAGAACAAGCAAGTTGGAACACTGCAGCCAGAGTTGCTTGGCTATCTTTGCGGGTGGCGGGCTCGCTGCACGACAATGACAAAAAGTTGTTGGAAAGCTTCGATAAATGCGCAAGGGACTGTGGAGATGCATTGGATTCAGGGAAATTTCTATAGGCTCTCGTGCCTGCGGGAGCTCCGATGTGACCCGCACTCCTCTCGGGCTTATCGGCCGGCGGATCGCGATGTTCCGGCCCCGGGACCCGGGCAAGTGAAAGGTACGTATCCGTGATGCACAgactacctaggtacttgGGTAGGCTTTcagctgctgctgaagcGTGAAGGAAGGAAGGCGCGCCCATCCCCGTCATGGGCCCCGCTAATCTTATCTCCGAGGTGATTTCCATTTCATCATGCAAAATTGGGAGCAAAAGTGGAAAGCTCCCGAAATCATGCATCGTCAGAGTTGAGCCGCATCATCCGCCAAACCCGATCATCATGGCTGCTCAACGAGAAGGGGTGAATCCCTTGAGACCATACTACAAACCACCGACCATAGGAGAGCCTCCAGATGCGACGTCTGCGTCATCCACCCCGAATCCCTTTGCCCGCCATGCCGGCGGCAATCAAACGAGCGAGCGCTACGCGTCAAAGGCACGCGACATCTTTTCCGACATCGACTACAAGGACTACATCAGCGAGCCGTCTCCCTCCGTCGTCCAAACCGTcaaggacctcgtcgacgagctgctaTGGAAGTACACCTCGGTGTTGATGGCCCAGCCTTTCGAGGTTGCAAAAACGGTTTTGCAGGTCCGTAGTCACGATGACGTGACTTTGGGCACGCCGGCGTCAGCAGCGGCCACGCCCTTGGCCACCCCAGTGTCGGAGAGGTTGCAGTCCTCGTACGGTAGTGCGGTATACAGCGAAGCAGACTCAGATTcggacctcgacgagcctGCCTATTTTACCTCCAACGCCCCGAGcacgccgtcaccgtcctcggccagggGGAGACATCGAAACCGCCGGTCCCCGTCGCCTCCGAGCACGCCTGCGGCGAAGCAGCCCGTGCCGCCTCATCAGCTCACCATCCGTCGACCCGACTCATTGATGGAGGTCATTGGCCAGCTCTGGCAAAAAGAGGGTGCCTGGGGCGTGTGGAAGGGGTCGAATGCGACATTCCTCTACTCGGTCCTCTCGTCACTGTTGGAAAATTGGTCGAGAAGTGCTCTGAGCGCACTGTTCAATGTGCCCGACCTCGGCGTCAAGGAGGACATTGATCGATTGATCGACATCGCCTCGCCCTATCCGTGGGTTTCTCTGTgcgtcgccgcggcggcggccgttgCGACGGGCCTCATTCTCGCACCACTTGACCTGGTGCGCACAAGGTATGTCACTGGTCGCCTCCCACATTCACTCCGTCAAGGGGCAGTGCTAATTCTCAGATAGACTACTCGT from Colletotrichum higginsianum IMI 349063 chromosome 3, whole genome shotgun sequence includes the following:
- a CDS encoding 2Fe-2S iron-sulfur cluster binding domain-containing protein; translated protein: MSSTRLSTTLGRVAASACRQARQLPRQTRSIHSSTTRTRPAPLSPRQIQWTSARSFSISAVKPHGHITPPKPGEELWVTFVDKDGDEHKIAVSEGDNLLDVAQDNDLEMEGACGGSCACSTCHIIVADEEYYDKMPEPEDDENDMLDLAFGLTETSRLGCQVTMKKELDGLRVKLPSMTRNLQASDFS
- a CDS encoding Mitochondrial fusion protein, which gives rise to MGPANLISEVISISSCKIGSKSGKLPKSCIVRVEPHHPPNPIIMAAQREGVNPLRPYYKPPTIGEPPDATSASSTPNPFARHAGGNQTSERYASKARDIFSDIDYKDYISEPSPSVVQTVKDLVDELLWKYTSVLMAQPFEVAKTVLQVRSHDDVTLGTPASAAATPLATPVSERLQSSYGSAVYSEADSDSDLDEPAYFTSNAPSTPSPSSARGRHRNRRSPSPPSTPAAKQPVPPHQLTIRRPDSLMEVIGQLWQKEGAWGVWKGSNATFLYSVLSSLLENWSRSALSALFNVPDLGVKEDIDRLIDIASPYPWVSLCVAAAAAVATGLILAPLDLVRTRLLVTPTSKQPRRTLSTLRALPSYVCPSLLVIPTILHSLIHPILTLSTPLVLRTRFLIDSRVSPTTFSVAKFCASSVALFVKLPLETVLRRGQVAVLSTPAHVQALSSRDQKLETIVPPGRYHGVMGTMFYIMNEEGTRAIPTLPAAPAKKGRAKTKVAETVYRKGQGLDGLWRGWKVSWWGLVGLWTAGVIGNSAEGEF